The nucleotide sequence GCTCGGCGCCGAAGGCCGTGGAGGCGCGGCTGAAGATCTTGCTCGCGGTCGAGAGCTGGGCGTGGGTCTCGAAGCCGATGATGACTTCATAGCCGCGCACCAGCGGGCCGGTCGGGCGGCCCTGTTGCTGTGCTTCGAAGGTGTTCACTGTCTCGCTCATGTCAGAAGCCCTCCGGCGTGCGCGCGTGCCAGTCGGTGGCCAGCTGGAAGCGGTGCGCCGCGTTGAGCAGCTTCGCTTCGCCGAAGTAGTTGCCGATCAGCTGCAGGCCCACGGGCATGCCGCCGTCGAAGCCCACCGGCAGGCTCATGCCGGGCAGGCCGGCCAGCGAGGCCGGCAAGGTGAAGATGTCGGCCAGGTAGTCGGCCACGGGGTCGTCGCCGTGCTCGCCGATCTTCCAGGCGGTGGTCGGCGCGGCGGGGCCGGCGATCACGTCGCACTGCGCGAAGGCCTGCTGGAAGTCGTCGGCGATCATGCGGCGCACCTTCTGCGCCTGCAGGTAGTAGGCGTCGTAGTAGCCGTGCGAGAGCACGTAGGTGCCGATCATGATGCGGCGCTTGACCTCGTCGCCGAAGCCTTCGGCGCGCGTGCGCTCGTACATCTGCGTGAGCGCGGTCTTCTTGCTGGCCGGGTCGATGAAGTCCTTGGCGCGATGGCCGAACTTCACGCCGTCGAAGCGGCTCAGGTTGCTCGAGGCCTCGGCCGCGGCAATGATGTAGTAGACGGGAATCGACAGCTCGGTGCGCGGCAGCGAGACCTCGACGCGCTTCGCGCCGAGCTTCTCGTACTGCAACAGCGCTGCATCGATGGCGGCGCGCACGCCGGGCGCCACGCCCTCGCCGAAGAACTCCTTCGGCACGCCGATGCGCAGGCCCTCGAGCGAGTCGTTCAAGGTGCGGCCGAAGTTCTCGGCCGGGCGGTCGAGCGAGGTCGAGTCGCGGTCGAGGTCGGGGCCGCAGAAGGCCGACAGCAGCAGCGCGCAGTCCTCGGCCGAGCGGGCCATCGGGCCGGCTTGGTCGAGGCTGGAGGCGAAGGCCACCATGCCGTAGCGCGAGGCGCGGCCGTAGGTGGGCTTGATGCCGGTCACGCCGCAGAACGAGGCCGGCTGGCGGATCGAGCCGCCGGTGTCGGTGCCGGTGGCGGCCGGCGCGAGGCGCGCGGCCACGGCGGCCGCGCTGGCGCCCGAGGAGCCGCCCGGGATGCGCTCGAGGTTCCAGGGGTTGCGCACCGGCACGGCCCGGTCGTGGCCCACGGCGGGCACGGCCACGTTCTCGTTGGCCGAGCCCATCGCGAACTCGTCGCAGCTGAGCTTGCCGAGCGTGACGGTGCCGGCCTCGGCGAGGCGGCGCACCACGGTGGCGTCGAAGGGCGAGCGGTAGCCCGCGAGCATCTTCGAGCCCGCGGTGGTGGCGAAGTCGGTGGTGGCGAAGATGTCCTTGTGCGCGATCGGCACGCCGGCCAGCGCCGGGGCGTTGCCGGCCGCGATCGACGCGTCGGCCGCGCGGGCCTGGGCCAGCGTGGCGTCCTCGTTCACTTCGACGAAGCTGCCGAGCGCCTGGTGCGCCTTCATGCGGCCGAGAAAGTGCTGCGCGGCCTCGACGGCCGAGACTTCGCGTCCGGCCAGCGCCTTCGCGAGCGCGGCCACCCCGAGTTGGTGCAGGTCCTTGGCGCCGCTCATTCGATCACCTTGGGCACGAGGAACAGGCCGGCTTCGACGGCGGGGGCGCTGCGCTGGTTGGCTTCGCGGTTGTCGGGCTCGCTCACGACGTCCTCGCGCAGGCGCAGGACGATGTCCTCGATGGCGGCCACGGGGTGGGCCAGGGGCTCGACGCCGGTGGTGTCGACCGAGCGCATGCGCTCGACCACGTCGAAAAAGCCGTTGAGCTGGCTGAGCATGCGCTCGCTTTCGTCGGGGGCGAGCTGCAGCCGCGCCAGGGAGGCGATGCGGACGATATCGGAAGCGGAAAGGGACATGGTGGAACCGGCCGAAAAACCGGAGGTAAATAGCGCGCCGCAAGGGCCGCCAACACGGGATTCAGAGGGGATTCGGGTATTATCCCGCCTTTGCCGCAACCCCCGCGAACGCGCCGGCTTTTGCTGCAAAAACGATCAAATTCACCCTTCCAGCACCCCCAAAACACCCATAGAGTGAGCGACGTTCTGCCGATGCGCAGCCCGTGCTCCAGAGGATTCCGCACATGTTTGGAGCTTTCCGTCGGTATTTCTCCACCGACCTCGCGATCGACCTAGGCACCGCCAACACGCTCATCTTCGCCCGCAACAAGGGCATCGTGCTGGACGAACCGTCGGTCGTCGCCATCCGCCACGAAGGCGGTCCGCATGGCAAGAAGGTGATCCAGGCCGTCGGCCGCGAAGCCAAGGCCATGCTCGGCAAGGTGCCGGGCAACATCGAAGCCATCCGCCCGATGAAGGACGGCGTGATCGCCGACTTCGTGATCACCGAGCAGATGATCAAGCAGTTCATCAAGATGGTGCACCCGCGCACGCTGCTCACGCCGAGCCCGCGCATCATCATCTGCGTGCCCTGCGGTTCCACCCAGGTCGAGCGCCGCGCCATCAAGGACGCGGCCGAGGCCGCGGGCGCGACCTCGGTCTACCTGATCGAGGAACCCATGGCCGCGGCCATCGGCGCCGGCCTGCCCGTGAGCGAAGCCTCGGGCTCGATGGTGGTCGACATCGGCGGCGGCACCACCGAGGTGGGCGTCATCAGCCTCGGCGGCATGGTCTACAAGGGCTCGGTGCGCGTCGGCGGCGACCGCTTCGACGAGGCCATCATCAACTACATCCGCCGCAACTACGGCATGCTGATCGGCGAGCCCACGGCCGAGGTCATCAAGAAGAGCATCGGCTCGGCCTTCCCGGGCTCCGAGGTCAAGGAAATGGAAGTCAAGGGCCGCAACCTCTCCGAGGGCGTGCCGCGCAGCTTCACCATCAGCAGCAACGAAGTGCTGGAAGCCCTGACCGACCCGCTCAACAACATCGTCTCGGCCGTCAAGAACGCGCTCGAGCAGACCCCGCCCGAACTCGGCGCCGACATCGCCGAGCGCGGCATGATGCTCACCGGCGGCGGCGCGCTGCTGCGCGACCTCGATCGCCTGCTGGCCGAGGAAACCGGCCTGCCGGTGCTGGTCGCCGAGGACCCGCTGACCTGCGTGGTGCGCGGCTGCGGCATCGCCCTCGAGCGCATGGACCGGCTGGGAAGCATCTTCACGAGCGAGTGAATGCAGCGCCGCCTCCATCGGCCGGCCCCCGCTTGCGCGGGCCGGCCTTTTGTCATCTGATGCCGCAGCACCCGACCTGATCCCATGCCCCTGGGCACGCTCGACCGCACCGCGCCACCCCTGTTCAACCAGGGGCCATCGGCGCTGAGCAAGCTGATCTTCTTCAGCACGCTCGCGCTTTTCCTGATGGTGGCCGACGCCCGCTTCCACATCGTGCAGCCGGTGCGCCAGGCCATCGCGGCCGTGCTCTACCCGGTGCAATGGGTGGCGCTCAAGCCCGTGCAGTTCGTGGTGGGCGCCGGCGGCTACCTCGAGGACCTGCAGACCGCGCAGAAGAACGAGGCCGACGCGCGCAAGGCGCTGATGCTGCAGGCCGAGCGCGCGAGCCAGGCCGACACGCTGGCGCAGGACAACGCGCGGCTGCGCGCGCTGCTCGAGCTGCGCCAGCTGCAGCAGACGCCGGGCCGCGCGGCCGAGGTGCTGTACGACGCGGCTGATCCCTACACGCGCAAGATCGTCATCGACCAGGGCCTGGCCCAGGGCGTGGCGCCGGGCTCGCCGGTGATCGACGCGCAGGGCGTGCTCGGCCAGGTGACGGCGGTGCAGCCCTTCACGAGCGAGGTCACTCTGGTGATCGACCGCGACCTCTCCATTCCCGTGCAGAACACCCGCACCGGCGTGCGCAGCGTGGCCTTCGGCGATGCCTCGGCGCATGGCGGCGGGCTCGAGCTGCGCTTCATGGCCGCCAACGCCGACCTGCAGGAGGGCGACCTGCTGTCGACCAGCGGCGTCGACGGCATCTATCCCGCCGGCCTGCCGGTGGCGAAGATCGAGCGCATCGAGCGCCGCGCCGACTCGGCCTTCGCGCGCATCTACTGCGTGCCGCTCGCGCACGTGACGGCCGCGCGCTACGTGCTGGTGCTGCAGCCCACGGGCGCGCCCTCGGCACCGCCGCCGGCGGCCGCGGCCGCGCCGGCACCGCGCCCGAAGAAGGCCGAGGGCAAGGCGGGCGCGGCCGTCAAGGGCGCGGAGAAGGCATCCGAGAAGAACGGCGCCGCCGCCGCTGCCAAGAAACCCGCGGAGGCCGCGCGATGATCAAGCGACCCGGCCAGCAGCAGCTGTTGCTGCCCGTCAGCCCCGTGTTCATGTGGGGCAGCCTGGTGGTGGCCCTGCTGATCAACATGGTGCCGATCGGCCGCGCCGCCTGGATGCCCGACCTGCTCGCGCTGGCGATCGTGTTCTGGGGCGTGCACCAGCCGATGCGCGTGGGCATCGGCGCCGCCTTCGTCTTCGGCCTGCTGATGGACGTGCACCAGGCCTCGATGCTCGGCCAGCATGCGCTGTCCTACACCACGCTGGGCTTCTTCGCGATCACCATCCACCGCCGCCTGCTCTGGTATCCGGTGCTGTCGCAGGCGCTGCAGGTGCTGCCGCTGTTCGCGTTGTCGCAGCTGATCGAGATCGTCACGCGCATCCTCGGCGGCGGGGTGTTCCCGGGCTGGTCGGTGCTGATCTCGCCGGCGGTCGAGGCCGCGCTGTGGCCGCTGGCCACCTTCGTGCTGCTGGCGCCGCAGCGACGCACGCCCGAGCCCGACGAAAACCGTCCCTTGTGAGCATGTCCGTCGCCGGGCCTTCCCTGCCGCCGTCCGTGCGGGCCTTCGTGGATGCCGCCATCGTGGTCGGCGACCTCGGGCTGCCGCAGTGGTATCCCGAGCCCGGCGGCATCGAGGCCTTCCAGGTCGGCTACCGCTCGCACGGCCACACCGGCGAGGACCTGAGCGGCGATGCGCCGGGCCAGTGGCATCCCGCCTGGCTCGCGGTGGCGGCCAACTACTTTCGCGATCCCTACTTCATCGATCTGCGCGAGGCCGACGCCGGCTATCCGGTCTGGTGGGCGCCGGCCTCGGCCGGCCGCTGGACGCCGTCGCCCGTGGCCGCGTCGATCGAGGGCTTCGGCGCGCTGCTGCGCGCGCTGGCGGCGCTGGGCGACGACCCGGGCGCGATGCTCGCGCGCATCGAGCGCGAGCCCGGCACCGAGGGCGCGCCCTGGCGCGAGATCCGCGCCAACCTCGCCGAGGCCATGGACGCGCCCGACGAGGACGAAGAGGAAGAATCGTTGGCCCCGGTCGACCCCGCGCACTGGACGCGCGGTGCGCTGTTGCTGCGCGACGCGGGCGCGCGCCGCGTCGAGGTCGCGCAATGCGTGGTGCGGCTGCTCGGTGTCGCGCCGGCACGCGCGCTCGCGCTGCTCAAGGCACTGCCGCTGGAACTGTGCAGCGGTTTCCAAACTCATCTGGAGGCCGACCTGCGCAGCCTGCGCGCGCTCGGCGCCACGGTGGACTTCGTGCCGGTTGCCTCGGCACCGCATGAAGCCTAAGCTCATCCATTGACCGTTCGCCGCCCATGACCGAAATCCGCAACGTCGCCGCCGACCTCGCGCGCTTCAAGCGCCGCGTGATCGTGATCGGCCTCACGGTGCTGTTCGCCTTCGGGCTGCTGTCGTCGCGGCTGATCTACCTGCAGGTCACGCGCCACGAGGACCTGGCCGAGCAGGCCGAGAGCAACCGCACGGCCGTGGTGCCGGTGGTGCCCAACCGCGGGCTGATCCTCGATCGCAACGGCATCATCCTGGCCTCCAACTACTCGGCCTACACGCTCGAGATCACGCCCTCGAAGGTGGGCGACGTGGAGCAGACCATCGACGACCTGACGCAGGTGGTCGAGGTCTCGCCGCGCGACCGGCGCCGCTTCAAGCGCCTGCGCGAGGACTCGCGCAGCTTCGACTCGATCCCGATCCGCACCCGCCTGAGCGACGAGGAGGTCGCGCGCTTCGCGGCCCAGCGCTACCGCTTTCCGGGGGTGGAGATCAAGGCGCGGCTGTTCCGCAACTATCCGCAGGGCGAGCTGGGCTCGCACGTGCTCGGCTACATCGGCCGCATCAACCAGCGCGAGAAGATCGCGATGGAGGACTGGGACGAGGAAGAGCAGGCCAACTACAAGGGCACCGACTACATCGGCAAGCTCGGCATCGAGCAGAGCTACGAGAAGACGCTGCACGGCCAGACCGGCGTCGAGCAGATGGAGACCTCGGCCGGCGGCCGCGCGGTGCGCCGGCTCGCGAGCCATCCGGCCACGCCGGGCAACACCGTCATGCTGTCGATCGACATCAAGCTGCAGAAGCTGGTCGAGGAGATGTACGGCGACCGCCGCGGCGCGCTGGTGGCGATCGATCCCAAGACCGGCGAGGTGCTGGCCTTCGTGAGCAAGCCCACCTTCGACCCCAACCTGTTCGTCGAGGGCATCGACACCGAGAGCTGGCAGGCGCTGACCGAGTCGATCGACAAGCCGCTGCTCAACCGCGCGCTGCGCGGCACCTACCCGCCCGGCTCCACCTACAAGCCCTTCATGGCGCTGGCCGCGCTGCAGACCGGCAAGCGCGGCGCCAGCGTGGTGGTCAACGACCCCGGCTACTTCAACTTCGGCGGCCACCGCTTCGGCAGCCCCGAGGGCAACCTCGGCGGCGTCGACATGCGCCGCTCGATCCAGCTGTCGAGCAACATCTACTACTACTCGCTGGCCAACGAGATGGGCGTGGACATGATCCACGACTTCATGAAGCCGCTGGGCTTCGGCCAGATCACCGGCATCGACCTCGGCGGCGAGGTGCGCGGCGTGCTGCCGAGCACCGAGTGGAAGCGCAACACCTACAAGCGGCCCGAGCAGAAGAAGTGGTACGCGGGCGAGACCATCTCGCTGGGCATCGGCCAGGGCTACAACACCTTCACCATGCTGCAACTCGCGCAGGCCACCGCGATCGTGGCCAACGGCGGCATCAAGCACAAGCCGCACCTCGCGCTCGCCACGCGCGACACCGTCAGCGGCCAGGTGGTGCCGCTGCCGCAGCCGCCGGGCGTGAACCTGGGCCTCACGGCGGCCAACATCGCGGTCATCCGCGAGGGCCTGACCAGCGTGGTCACCAGCGGCACCGCGCGCAGCGTGTTCGCGGGCGCGGGCTACCAGGCGGCCGGCAAGACCGGCACGGCGCAGGCCGTGACGCAGGCGCAGAACACCAAGTACAACGCCCGCGCGCTCGAGGAGCACCAGCGCGACCACGCGCTGTTCATGGCCTTCGCGCCGGTCAACGATCCCAAGATCGCGCTCGCCGTGATCGTCGAGAACGCCGGCTGGGGCGCCGGCGCCGCCGCCCCGATCGCGCGCCGCGTGTTCGACTACTGGCTCTCGGACCAGTACCCGAGCGAGGCCGACATGGCGGCCGTGCGCATCGGCAAGGCCGGCGCGCCGATGGGCAAGCCGCGCGTGGCCAGCGAGGTCGCCTGGCCGGCCCCCGCGCCGGCGAACGCACCCGCGCCCTGAGCCGGGGCGCCTCCTTTCCCCCTTCCGTCCGATCCGCTCGGGGAATTCCCCGATGCCCCCGCCACGCCTGCGATGGGATAGTTAGTTCGCCAGCCAAACTAAGTAGCGCCAAGGTTCTCAATCGGGTCTGCGGCGAACAACAGGCGTGGCCTGGGGCGGGTTCCGGCCTTCTCGCGCCGGTCCCGAAGCACAGGCCGCCTGCACCGGGCGACTCAACACTGGAGAGACATCGATGCAACTGAAACACACCCTGGCCGCCATGGCTTTCGGTCTGACGGCCGTGGGCGCCATGGCCCAGACCGTGGTCGGCGTGAGCTGGTCCAACTTCCAGGAAGAACGCTGGAAGACCGACGAGGCCGCGATCAAGGCGCAGCTCGAGAAGCTGGGCGCCAAGTACATCAGTGCCGATGCGGGCGGCTCGCCCGAGAAGCAGCTCGGCGACATCGAGGGCCTGATGGCCAAGGGCGCGAAGGCGCTGATCGTGCTGGCGATGGACAAGGACGCGATCCTGCCCGCCGTGACCAAGGCCACGCGCCAGAAGGTGCCCGTGGTGGCCTACGACCGCCTGATCGAGGCGCCCGGCGTGTTCTACATCACCTTCGACAACGTCGAGGTCGGCCGCATGGAAGCGCGCGAGGTGCTCAAGGTCAAGCCCAAGGGCAACTACGTGATCATCAAGGGCTCGCCGAGCGACCCGAACGCCGACTTCCTGCGCGCGGGCCAGCAGGAAGTGCTGGCCGACGCCATCAAGAAGGGCGACATCAAGATCGTCGGCGACGAATACACCGAAGGCTGGAAGCCCGAGGTGGCGCAGAAGAACATGGAGCAGATCCTTACCAAGAACGGCAACAAGGTCGATGCCGTGGTGGCCGCCAACGACGGCACGGCCGGCGGCGCGGTGGCCGCGCTCACGGCCAAGGGCCTGCGCGGCATCCCGGTGTCGGGCCAGGACGCCGACTTCGCGGCGCTCAACCGCATCGCGCTGGGCACGCAGACCGCCACCATCTTCAAGGACTCGCGCGAGCTCGGCCGCGAGGCCGCCAGCGCCGCGCTGGCGCTGTCGCAGGGCAAGCCGGTCGAGAAGGCCGGCACCTGGAACTCGGGCCCGAAGAAGGTCTCGCTGTCCTCGCGCCTGCTGACGCCGGTGCCGGTCACGCGCGACAACCTCGACGTGGTCGTCAAGGCCGGCTGGATCAAGAAGGACGAACTCTGCAAGGGCGTCTCGGGTGCGAACGCGCCGGCGGCCTGCAAGTAAGAACAGGGCAGGGGGACGCACCGCGCGGTGCGTCCCGCCGCGCCGCGCGCGATCCGCGGCAGGGCGCGGGCCCCGTCCCCGAGGGGCCGGCCGTGACCGCCGCCGCCCATCCCGTTTTCTCCGAGGGAGTCCTCCAATGAGCAATCCAACCCCAGGCTGGTGGCGCCGCACCGGCATCGACCTGCGGCTCGTGCTGATGTGCGTGCTGCTGGCGGTGCTGGCGATCGCCTTCAACCTCATGTCGGGCGGCGTGTTCCTCACGCCCGAGAACCTCTACAACGTGGCCCAGCAGACGGCCGTGGTCGGCATCGTCTCGACCGTGATGGTGCTGATCATCGTGGCGCGCCACATCGACCTGTCGGTCGGTTCGGTGATGGGCTTCGTGGGCGTGCTGATCGCCTACCTGCAGTACACCTCGGGCTGGTCCTGGCCCACGGCCTGCCTCGCGGGGCTCGCGGTGGCGCTGCTGGTGGCCATCTACCAGGGCTGGCTCACGGCGGTGCTCGGCGTGCCCTCGTTCGTGGTCACGCTCGGCGGCCTGATGTCGTTCCGCGGCGCAGCCTTCCTGGTGGCCGACGGCAAGACCCAGCCGGTCAACGACGAGTTCTTCCAGCGCCTGGGCGGCGGCTACGACGGCGGCATCGGCGTCACGGCCAGCTGGGCGATCGCGGGGCTGGTGGCGGTGGTGCTGTTCGCGCGCATGGTGCAGAAGCGCCGCGCGCGCACGCGCCACGAGATGCCCAACGAGCCGCTGTGGATCGAGCTGCTGCTGACCGCGGTGCCGGCGGCCGTGGTGCTGCTGTTCGCGGCCGTGATGAACCACTACAAGATCGACTCGAAGGACGCGCCGCAGGGCATCCCGATCCCGGTGCTGATCTGGGCCGTGGTGGCGATCGTGCTGTCGTTCATCGTGCACCGCACGCGCTTCGGCCGCTACGTCTTCGCGATGGGCGGCAATCCCGACGCGGCGGCGCTGGTGGGCATTCCGGTCAAGCGCGTCACGCTGATGCTGTTCGCGCTGCTCGCGGTGCTGGTGACCATCGCGGCCATCGTCTCGATCGCGCGGCTGAACGCCGGCACCAACTCGCTGGGCACCGGCATGGAGCTCTACGTGATCGCCGCGGCCGTCATCGGCGGCACCGCGCTGGCCGGCGGCAGCGGCTCGATCTTCGGCTCGGTGCTGGGCGCGCTGATCATGCAGTCGCTCGACAGCGGCATGCTGCTGCTCGACGTGCCGATCGGCAAGCGCATGGTGATCATCGGCCAGGTGCTGATCGTGGCCGTGGTGTTCGACGTGCTCTATCGCCGCAAATTCGGGGAGAACTGAAGATGGCCGAGATCGACAAGACCCGGCCGCTGGTCGAACTGCAGGAGATCCGCAAGGCCTTCGGCGGCGTGAAGGCGGTCGACGGCGTGAGCGTCAACCTCTATCCGGGCGAGGTGGTGGCGCTGCTGGGCCACAACGGCGCCGGCAAGTCCACGCTGATGAAGATGCTCGCGGGCGCCTACCCGATCGACTCGGGCGAGGTGCGCATCGCGGGCGACAGGGTCAACATCCGCACCCCGGCCGAGGCGCAGGCGCAGGGCATCGAGACCATCTACCAGACGCTGGCGCTGGCCGACAACCTCGACGCGGTGGCCAACCTGTTCCTGGGCCGAGAGAAGATGACGGCCTGGAACACGCTCGACGACCACTTCATGGAAGTGCAGGCGCGCAAGGTGTTCCAGCGCCTGAACAAGAACTTCACCAACATCCGCATCCCGGTGCGCCGCCTCTCGGGCGGCCAGCGCCAGGTGGTGGCGATCTCGCGCGCGCTCTACTTCAACGCGCGCATCCTGATCATGGACGAGCCCTGCGCCGCGCTCGGTCCCGAAGAAACGGCGATGGTCGGCCGGCTCGTGAAGCAGCTCAAGGACGACGGTGTGGGCATCTTCCTGATCACCCACGACATGCCCGACGTGTTCTCGCTGAGCGACCGGCTCGCGGTGATGAAGAACGGCAAGCTGGTCGGCACCTACCGCACCGCCGACGTCACCGAGGACGAGGTGCTCGGCATGATCATCGCAGGCAAGCGGCCCGAGGGCCGCGAGCAGGCGCCGCACGCGGCGACGGCGGTGGCCGCGGCCTGAGGCTTCTCCACCCGGCCCCCGCGCATGAAGACCATCGGCGACCAGCAGCTGCTCAAGCGCATGAACCGCAGCGTGCTGCTGCGGCTCCTGCGCGCTCAGCCGGGGCTGTCGCGCGCGCGGCTCGCGAGCGAGAGCGGCCTCACCAAGTCGACCGTGAGCCTGCTGGTGCGCGAGCTGCTCGACGAGGGCTGGCTCAGCGAATCGGGCGCCGCGGTGGCCGACGGGCTCGGGCGGCCCTCGACCCCGCTGCAGATCAATGTCGGCGTGCGCGCGCTCATGGGCATCGAGATCGCGGTCGACACGGCGCGGCTGGCCTGCGTCTCGCTGCAGGGCGAGGTGCTGCATTCGGACGAGCAGGCGCTGGCCGACAGCGCGCCGGCCGGCACCTGCGCCCAGGTCGCGCGCATGGCCGCGGCCGCGCACCGTCGCCTGGCCGAGCGCGGGCTGCGGCTGTCGAGCATCGGCGTGTGCGTGCCGGGCGCGGTCGACGACTGCACCGGCGAGGTCCGCTTCGCGCCCAACCTCGGCTGGCGCAACGTGCGCCTGCTGCCGCTGCTCGAGGACGCGCTGGCCGCGGCCGGCCTCACGGGCGTGACGGTGCAGCTGCAGAACGATGCCGACGCCGCCGCGCTCGGCGAGTACGAGTTCGCCGCGGGCGAGGGCGAGGACCCGCTGATCTTCGTCAACTGCGACGTGGGCGTGGGCGCGGGCGTGGTGCTCAACGACCGCCTGTTCACGGGCGCCCAGGGCATGGCCGGCGAGATCGGCCACACCATCCTCGCGCTCGACGGTCCGCCGTGCTCGTGCGGCCGGCGCGGCTGCGCCGAGGCCTTCTTCGGCGCCCGCGTGCTGGCGCGCGAGGGCGTGGACATGCAGCGCGCCGCCGCGCTGTTCGGCGTGCTGCTGCAGAACCTCTGGGTCACCTTCAATCCGCGCGCCATCGTGCTCGGCGGCAAGTCCTGCGCCGAGCACCGCGGCTTCGCGCAGGCCGCCTTCGCGAGCGTCAAGCAGCATGCCGACGGCGCCGGCATGCCCGCGCCCGAGCTGCGCACCGCGCGCTACGACGCGCTCGCGCCCGCGGTGGGCGCGGCCGCGCTCGCGCTGCACGAGTACCTGCGGCCGCTGCAGCCCGATGCGCGGGCGCGGCGGGCGAGGGC is from Variovorax paradoxus and encodes:
- a CDS encoding ROK family transcriptional regulator; translated protein: MKTIGDQQLLKRMNRSVLLRLLRAQPGLSRARLASESGLTKSTVSLLVRELLDEGWLSESGAAVADGLGRPSTPLQINVGVRALMGIEIAVDTARLACVSLQGEVLHSDEQALADSAPAGTCAQVARMAAAAHRRLAERGLRLSSIGVCVPGAVDDCTGEVRFAPNLGWRNVRLLPLLEDALAAAGLTGVTVQLQNDADAAALGEYEFAAGEGEDPLIFVNCDVGVGAGVVLNDRLFTGAQGMAGEIGHTILALDGPPCSCGRRGCAEAFFGARVLAREGVDMQRAAALFGVLLQNLWVTFNPRAIVLGGKSCAEHRGFAQAAFASVKQHADGAGMPAPELRTARYDALAPAVGAAALALHEYLRPLQPDARARRARAALGARA